The following proteins are encoded in a genomic region of Labeo rohita strain BAU-BD-2019 chromosome 5, IGBB_LRoh.1.0, whole genome shotgun sequence:
- the LOC127166048 gene encoding endothelial differentiation-related factor 1 homolog, giving the protein MAESDWDTVTVLRKKGPSASQSKSKQAITSAQRRGEEVETTKKWAAGQNKQHLVTKNTAKLDRETEELHHQRVPLEVGKVIQKGRQDKGLTQKDLATKINEKPQVIAEYESGKAIPNNQVMGKIERAIGLKLRGKDIGEPLEAKSKKK; this is encoded by the exons ATGGCCGAGAGCGACTGGGACACGGTGACAgtgctgaggaagaagggtccgTCCGCCTCTCAGTCCAAATCCAAACAG GCGATCACTTCTGCTCAGAGGCGTGGAGAAGAAGTGGAGACCACCAAGAAAT GGGCAGCGGGGCAGAATAAGCAGCACCTGGTGACCAAGAACACGGCCAAACTGGACCGTGAGACGGAGGAGCTCCACCATCAGCGCGTGCCACTGGAAGTGGGCAAAGTCATCCAGAAAGGCCGTCAAGACAAGGGTCTGACCCAGAAAGACCTGGCCACT AAAATCAACGAGAAACCTCAGGTCATCGCCGAATATGAAAGTGGGAAGGCGATCCCAAATAATCAAGTCATGGGCAAAATTGAGAGAGCCATTG GTTTGAAGCTCCGTGGGAAAGACATAGGGGAGCCACTGGAGGCCAAATCCAAGAAGAAATGA